The following proteins come from a genomic window of Amaranthus tricolor cultivar Red isolate AtriRed21 chromosome 14, ASM2621246v1, whole genome shotgun sequence:
- the LOC130799348 gene encoding uncharacterized protein LOC130799348, which produces MAPYEALYERKCRSPICWDDLYADNGRRALEFEVGEKVLLKVSPTKGVMRFGRKGKFSPRFIGPYEVLERIGEVAYRLALPMNLAKVHNVFHISQLRKCVHDPSHIIQPETIELDETLTFEEKPIKILDTKNDILGSRKLSWSRYY; this is translated from the exons ATGGCACCTTACGAAGCTCTATATGAGAGAAAGTGTAGGAGTCCTATATGCTGGGATGAT TTATATGCAGACAACGGAAGGAGAgcattagagtttgaagtaggtgAAAAAGTTTTGCTCAAAGTGTCACCAACCAAGGGTGTCATGAGATTTGGTAGGAAGGGTAAGTTCAGTCCTCGttttataggtccttatgaaGTATTGGAACGAATTGGGGAAGTAGCCTATAGATTAGCCTTACCTATGAACCTAGCCAAAGTCCACAATGTCTTCCATATATCCCAACTCCGAAAATGTGTCCATGACCCTTCCCATATCATACAACCTGAAACCATTGAACTTGATGAAACccttacctttgaagaaaaaccaataaaaatccttGATACCAAAAACGATATACTGGGATcaaggaaattaagttggtcaagATATTATTGA